The sequence TATGCAGCAGCCGCTGCCAGCGTGGGCCAACCCCTGCTTGCCCGGAGGCAATACGCTTAGCGCTCGCGGGTGAGCCAGTATTCCCGCATCAGCTCATGAGACCAGGCGGGCTGCTGCACGGCTTGCCTGGGCAGAAACTCCTGCATCACCGGCTTGAGGTCCAGCACCGGCGTACCGTTGATGGCGTCCAGCTCGGCGACCACCAGCCGCTTACCCTCCACCCGGATCACACGGCAGATGGTGCTGCCGATGCGATTGGGGCGATTTTTGCCGCGCTGGGCAAAAATCCCCACCGCAGGCCATTCTGGGTTGTTGCGGGGGTGGCGCGCGCCATGCACGATCTTGGCTGGGTCCACCTCGTGAAACAAAAACAGCACTTCCACATGTGAGAAGCTGTCCAGCCCTTGCAACGCCTCGGCGCTATAGTCTTCCGTCAGGCTGATGACCGCTTCTTCGCCCCCCCAGAAATCATCCTCGGCGTGCGGGCGAATGCCTTCAACATAGCCAATGGCTCGGACGGTCACTTCCATGCTTTTCTCCAGACTGGACTGAGTGTCCCATATTGAACCTCGGCTTCAGTCCTGAGCGCAAGTGACCATAACGTACAGTTTTTAAAGCATTACCAGTACTTGGGATAAGCGGCCTTGCGGGTCAGATTATGGTAGAGCACCGCCAGCACGAGCAGCAATGCGGCCCCTGCCGCTGTCGGCGTCAGCAGGAAAGACCAGCCTGGCTGGGTCAGAAAAACAATCACCGGATTGGAGCCCGCAGGGGGGTGCACGACGTTCAGAGCCATCATCAGCATGATGGCCAGCGCCACCGCCAGTGCTGCAGCCCATAGCGATGGCCCCAGCAAGTGCAGGCACAGCAAGCCTACCAGCGAGCTGAGCACATGCCCGGCAAGCACATGGCGAGGCTGCGAGAACGGCAGATCCGGATAGCCGAACACCAGCACGCATGATGCGCCAAACGAGCCCAGCAACAAGCTCCAGTGCCCCCACTGGCCTATATGGCCAAGCAGCAGGATGGCCAAAGCCCCACCTGCCCCGCCTAGCAGAATACTGCGGCATGCCGGCCGTGGTGGCCGATTGGCCCCTTCACCTTTCAGTTTGCGCCAGAACATCGCCCCTCCCTATCCATGTTGTGTAGACAGACCTGTCTACTTGATTCAAGTCTAACAACAAGTAGACAGGTTCGTCTACAATTCACGCATCATGACCGTCTCTCTCAGCGCCCGCGAGCGCATCCTGACTGCCGCACACGACTTGTTCTATCAACAAGGCATCCGTGCAACCGGGGTCGACCGCGTCATTGCTGCTGCCGGTGTAACCAAGGTCACCCTCTATCGCCATTTTCCCAGCAAGCAGGCGCTGGTGATGGCCTACCTTGATTACCGCCACCAGTTGTGGATGAACTGGCTGGATGAAGCCTTGTTGCGCCATGGAGGCCCCGCTGTCTCGCCCGCAACCTGCCTGACACACGCCATGCAGGAATGGTTTACCGCACCGGACTTCCGGGGCTGCGCCTTCATCAACGCCGTAACTGAGCTGGCCCATGAGTGGCCCGAGGTGGCAGTGTGCTGTCGTGCGCACAAACAGGACATGATCCAGCGGTTGGCTACCTTGCATGCAAGCACATCCGTCCCCCTCTGGGCACAGCGTGCGGCGCTGGTGGTGGATGGGGCCATCGTTCGCGCACAAAGTGGCGAGCCTTTGCCTGCGCTACTGCAGGACGTGCATGCACTGCTCGGTAGCACATCATGATTGCACCGTGGCTCCTGCTGCTGCGTGGCACGATCATAGGGTTGCTGCTGTTTTTATCCATGCACCTGGCCCGCCAGGCGCTCTCCGGAAAGCTCGCGGCGTTGTTGATGATTGGTACCACCAGCTGGCTATTGCATAACACCCCGCAACTGATCCCGGATGACACACCATGGCAATGGGGGCTGGCGGCCTTGTCAGGCGGTAATGCGGTTGTGCTGTGGCTCGTCAGTTGCAGCTGGTTTATGGATAGCTTCCGGCTTCGCGCTCACCACATCCTGCTCTGGTCACTGCTGGTGTTGATGGGCGGCCTGCGCTGCCATCTGGCAGGCGATCCAGACTTTCATTTTCTGCTCGGTTTGCATGATGGTGCCAACCTGTTATTTGCCGGTTTGGCACTTGTGCCTGTCATACAAGGCTGGTCAGGTGACCTGCTGACAATGCGCAGACAATTACGTGTCCAGCTGGCTATCACTGCCAGTCTCTATGCCGTGTTGCGCACCCTGGCGCAATTCTGGCCAGCCCTTGCCACACTCACCGAGTTTGCCTTGCTGGATACGCTGGTGCTGTTGCTGCTCTGTCTGTACGCGGCCTGCCGCTTGACGCGTCTGCTCCCCTTGCTGCAACCCGCGACGGCCCCGCCTTCACCACCCCCCACTCCGACAGACGCGGCTGAGAAGCAGCTGTTGCAGCGTTTACTGGACAGCATGCTGCGGGAAGTCTGGCATCGACAGGATAACCTGACCATGGGTCGCATGGCTGTCGGGCTTGGCATACCGGAATACCGGCTCCGACAACTGATCAATCAGCAGCTGGGCTTCCGCAACTTCAACCAATTCATCAACCATTACCGGATCGAATCCGCCAAGCAGCTGCTGGTCGATCCCGCATGGCAAAACCGTTCTATCGTCGACATTGCCTTCGAAGCGGGCTTCCAGTCGCTGGGGCCATTCAACCGGGCCTTCAAGGCAGCGACCCAACTCACCCCTCAGGCGTATCGCCAAAGCATGGCCTGAGCACCGTTTTCAGGATTTGACCAGCCGTTTTCAAGATCCGGCGAGACATCACGGCCCATCCGCTGACACTGCGCACTCCTCATCGTCCTTGCTGGAGCACGCCATGCGCAAACGCTTGTTATTGATCGCCCTGATATCCGTCTTGCTGGTGGCTTGTGGCATTGACCAACCCATGCGGGTGGCCAGCGCCTACACCAGCCGGGAGCTGTGCGGACAAGTGTTTGTCAATGGGCAAGCCGAGGATCAGGCGTATCAGCAACGGGTGGCAGCCTTGCCGGGTCTATCTACCGCCGACCCTTTGCTGAGTTATCGTGTGGACAGGCCACAGCAGCAGGTTGAGGCACGGCTACTGGGTCTGTATCACAGCAAGTCGGTTTATCACCCGAATTGGGGCTGCATGCTGGTACGCGATGAACAGGATGAAGCCACCCTCCGGCAATGGCCGGGTTGGTCAAGCTCCTCGGCTTTGCCAGAGCCTGCGCTGACGCTCACCCCGTCTGCCCCGCTGCAGCACGCGCTAGACGACGCTTTCGCGGAACACAAAGAGGCTCCTTTTAAGCACACTCAGGCCATAGTCATCATGCAGAACGGGCAGATCATCGCCGAGCGGTATGCACCTGGCTTTGGCCCGGACAGCCGCTTCCATGGTTTTTCCCTCAGCAAGTCGGTGACCAACGCGCTGATCGGCATTCTGGTACGGCAAGGCAAGCTGCACGTCGCGGAGCCGCTGGGCAGCCTGTGGCCAGACCCGTCGGACCCGCGCCATGCCTTGACCATTGATCACCTGCTACGACAGGACAGTGGGCTGGATATGGCGCAAAACTTTAGCGGCTACGATACAGACAGTCGCCTGACCTATCTTGAGCGTGATACCGCCGCCTATGCTGCGAGCCTCCCCCTGCTTCAGCCCCCGGGCAGCACCTGGACCTATTCTGATGGTCACTTTGCCTTGCTGTCCCGGCTTATCCGTGACCAGGCAGGTGGCACGCCAGCCGCCGTGCGGCAATTTGCCGAACAGCAGCTGTTTCACCCCATCGGGATGCAACAGGCCTTGATGGAGTTTGACCTCACCGGTACACCACTCGGTGCCAACAGCTTCCATGCCAGCGCACGTGACTGGGCGCGCTTTGGTCAGCTTTATTTGAATGATGGCGTGATCAACGGTCAACGCATCCTGCCCGAAGGTTGGGTGGCCTACAGCACACGCCAGACCCTCTCTACCGGCTATGCGGCAGGCTTCTGGCTGCAACAAGGAGAGGGCGACGCGCCTTGGGGCATGCCTTGGGGACTTCCCCATGCCCCAGCGGATACCTTCTTTGGCATGGGGTTCATGGGGCAATTTGTGGTGATCATCCCCTCCCGCCAGCTGGCGATCGTCAAGCTTGGCGCGGCACACCACCCGGATGGGCTCTTGCCGGGCATGGATCGACTGGTTGCTGCTGTGGTCGGCAGCCTGAACCCGCAGCAACCATTGTCAAGGAATGGCGGTCACGCCGGCAGGTATTGCGGCCCCGGCAGGCCATACAACCCAGTACTGCAAGGGCAGGCGCATCTTGCCCGCCAGCTCTCCCGCGGCCTCGCCAAAACCGGTAAACAGGTCAGCCCGCACCGTGCCGCGGATAGCGCCGCCAGTATCCTGCGCCATCACCAGGCGCCACACCGGCTGCTCCAAACCCGGCAAGCGGGTGGACAGCAGCACTGGCGTACCCAGCGGAATGCTTTGCGGATCGACTGCAATGCTGTAGCCCGCCGTCAGCGGCACACCCAGGCTGCCCAGCGGGCCATCGTTACTGGCCGGCATGGGTTTGAAGAACACATAGCTAGGGTTGCTGCCCAGCAGCGCAGCCACCCGGTCCGGATTACGTTGCGCCCATTGCTTGATGCCCTGCATGGAGGCACTGGCGGCGGTCATCTCGCCACGCTGCACCAGCTCGCGACCAATCGACACATAAGGGTGGCCATTCTGCTCGGCATAGCCCAGGCGCAGTTGCCCGCCTTGCGCCAGCTGGATACGCCCCGACCCTTGTACGTGCAGAAAGAACAAATCTACCGGATCGTCCACCCAGGCCAGAATCGGGGTATCGGCAGGCAGTTTGCCAGCATCGATCTCGGCACGGCTCAAGTAAGGCACCACCCGCTTGCCCTCCAGCCGGCCCCGAATACGATTGCCTTTGAGCGTGGGATACAAGGCTCCCAAATCAACCGTCAGCAGGTCTTTCGGTGTGCCATACACCGGATAACGAAAGCGGGCGGTCTGATTGGTACTACCTTGCAGCAAGGGCTCATAGTAGCCGGTCAGCATCCCCTCTGCCTGCCCTTCGGTGCTGCTGACCCGGTACAGGGTGAAGCGAGCCGGGTCTTGCAATACGGAAAGCGGTAGCACCGGCCATTGCTGGCAGGCTGCCCGCAAGGCTTCGTGCAGTTTGCTGCCCCCCTGGCAATTAAGCTGCCAAGCTTGTTGCAGGCCTGCCGTCTCCAGCTGCCCTGCAGCTACAGGCCACGGCACCGCTTGCCAGCGAATACCCGGCGGAGCTGTGGGCTCAGCCACCGGTTTGGGCATGGCTTCCGCCTTGCGTCCCCCGCCTGGCGGCACTGCGCTGCAGGCCAGCAGAAACGCACTCAATACCAGTACCACACCCCACCCTCGCATCACACCTCCTCAAAACAAACAAGGCACGCCGAGGCGTGCCTTGTTCATTCTAACCCTAACCGCGATCAGAAGGTATGCTGGATACCGATCTGGATGCTGCGCGGGTCCGAACCACGGGCAGTGGTGAAGGTGCTGCTGTTGTTGCCGCTGTAATCCACACCCGGTGCGCGACCGTTGATGAAGAAGTTGTATGCGGCGTTCTTCTGGTTCTTGAACTGGGCATAGGACGCGTACAGCGTGGTGCGCTTGGACAGGTCATAGGCGTATGACAGACCCAGATACTGGGAGCCAGTTTCAGTGGTACCTGACAGGTTTCCAGCACGCCCATAGGTCGCATAGACGTTATTTTTGCCCCAGCTGTGGCTAGCCGTCAGCGCCCACGCTGTACGGGATGGTGCGAGGTTGACGGAATAGCCATTAGCCCTTACCTTATTGACCAGCCCCATCAACTTCGGGTTAGGGTTGGCATTGTACTTAACCCGCTCAACAATAAAGCCAATGCGAGTAGCACCATTGAACAGGTAGCTGGCTGACAGCTTCACGCCAGTCTGAGTTGACTGGTTCCCGCCACCGACTGTTGCATTAGCATTAAGGATGGAGGGGCTCAGAGCTGTACCATTAGGATCTAGCGCAATATGCCTCGTACCAAAAGAATTGAATAGCATGTCGGCCAAGGCTGTGCCCAGCGAGCCATTCGAACCATGACCCGGTTCCAAGCCTGAGCCAGTAATGACGGTAGCTCCATCCAAACGGCGGATATAATCCAAGCCCAGTGCAAACGGGCCACTGTTATAGCCACCATGCAAAGCCCATGTCCGCTCGTTCGTACCATTGGTACTCTTGTTTTCAGCCGTTGCGTAAGCAGCGCGGAACTGGAAACCACCAAACTTCGGTGTGGTGTATTCCAGTACATTATCGAGGCGACCGCCTATGTAGCCAGCTGACCCACCCACGCCTGTCTTCGCTGCATTAGCAAGGAAAGGGACATACTGCTCGCCCGCACTATTGAATAGCCCCATCGTAGTCAACGAAATGGAGGATTTACCGCCGGCCAAATCACCCACAAACAGGTGCTCATGGTAGTAAACCGGCAGATGCCCCAAGCGGACCTGACCATAATCGTCCGACTTCAGACCAACAAAGGTGGTTGAGGAGCCCAGTTTGGTGGAAGAGTTACTGGTGTACGTCCCGTTGGCATCAATATTGTTGGTGCCCAGACCCGACCCATCAGGACTGATGGCAGATTCAATCTGCCAGATAGCTTCCAAGCCGTTCCCCAGATCTTCACGCCCTTTAAAGCCCAAGTTGGAAGCGTTATCGGTTACGCGCATCATGGATGGCGTATTCTGCCCACCAATGTTTACCGTACCAAAGGTAGGTGTTGACCCGTTCATCCCTGTAAAAGCAGCAGAATACGTGACTGGCGTACTCGCGCCCTTGGCGCTGATGCTCTCCACCGACATATTGATCTTGCCGTAAATCTCCACATTCTCGCTGTCTGCCAAGACAGACAGGCTGGCGCATGCGCCGAACACTGCCAAAGCAATCTTGCTGTGTTTCATCGTATCTCCTTCGTTATCGGACTGCTTGCCACTAACTGATGTAGGGGTCGATTTGATTCTGCCGAACGCAGGTTCACCAATCAAGCGCTTTGGTAAAAAAAAGTAAATGCTGATTCACGGTGTTGCGGGGCTGCAACCCCATGATTTTACTTAGCATACAAAGTCATGCAGCACACATGAATGCCAATTCACATATCTGTCATGCAGCCATCATGGCGTGTCGGTATAGTGGGGGAGAAACTGGACCTAAAGGAGGAGTTCCGATGCGTTACTTCGGTATGCTGCTGACCCTGCTGTTCAGCCTGTCTGCATCGGCTGGGGAGTATGTACTGGCGTTGAGCTGGCAGCCCCGTTTCTGTGCTACGCACACCGACAAGCCGGAGTGCCCTGCCACGGCAGCACGTCACCCGCTGACCTTGCACGGGTTGTGGCCGCAGCAGAACGAATACTGCCAGATACCCGCTGAGACCATTGCCAACGATCGCCAGCATCGCTGGGAGGCCCTACCGCAGCCCGCCACACAAACCGATACCCAGGCACAATTAGCGCAGGTGATGCCGGGGGTGCAGTCCTACCTGGACCGCCATGAGTGGGCCCGTCATGGCAGCTGCGCTGGCACGGATGCGGATACCTATTTCCGTCAAGCCATACGGCTGACCGAGCAGGTGCAGCAATCTCGTCTGGCCACCTTGTTGCGGCAGCAGCAAGGGCAAGCCATTCCCTTGCAAAGCTTGCAAAATGCCGCACGTGAACTGAATAGCCAGCGCAACAGCGTAGAGTTTCTGTGCGAGCAGCAGCAACTGACTGAGATCCGATTGCAGCTGCAGGCCGGGCAAGTGCAGCAGCTGCGGCTGGACATGGGCAATCCCCGCCCTTCTCGCCCGGCTCCACGCAAAGCCTTATGCCGCAGCGGGCTGGTGCAGCTGGCCCCCGTTCAGTGATCAGTACGGGCTAAACCAAAACGCCACCTTGCGGTGGCGTTTTGCTTGGGCAGAACCCGTTGCCCAATCAGCGTTTGCTGTTCAAGCGCGAAGCAATGCGCATGCGCAAGGCGTTCAGTTTGATGAAGCCACCTGCGTCGGCCTGATTGTAAGCACCGCCATCGTCATCAAAGGTGGCAATGTTCATGTCAAACAGCGAGTTGCTCTTCGAATCCCGGCTGACCACGATCACATTGCCCTTGTACAGCTTGAGGCGTACCCAGCCATTGACGGTCTGCTGGGTGTGGTCGATCAACACCTGCAGCGCCTTGCGCTCCGGTGCCCACCAGTAGCCGTTGTAAATCAGGCTGGCATAACGCGGCATGAGGTCATCCTTCAGGTGCGCCACTTCACGGTCCAGCGTGATGGATTCGATGGCACGGTGCGCCCGCAGCATGATGGTACCGCCCGGGGTTTCGTAGCACCCGCGGGATTTCATGCCGACATAGCGATTTTCCACCAGGTCCAGACGACCAATACCGTGTTTGCCACCCAGGCGGTTCAATTCGGTCAGCACCTGGGCCGGGCTCATGCGCTGGCCGTTCAGCGCCACGATGTCACCACGCTCGAATTCCACATCCAGATACTCTGCCTCATCCGGTGCCGCTTCCGGACTCACCGTCCAGCGCCACATGGCTTCTTCCGCCTCGGCGCTCGGGTTTTCCAGATGGCGACCTTCAAAGCTGATGTGCAGCAGGTTGGCATCCATTGAGTAGGGTGCGCCACCTTGCTTGTGCTTCATGTCAATCGGAATGCCCGCTTTTTCAGCATAGGTCAGCAGCTTCTCACGGGACAGCAAGTCCCACTCACGCCACGGTGCGACCACTTTCACATCCGGCTTCAAGGCGTAGTAGCCCAGTTCAAAGCGAACCTGGTCGTTGCCCTTGCCGGTGGCACCGTGGGACACCGCATCCGCCCCCACCTGGTTGGCAATCTCGATCTGACGCTTGGCGATCAGCGGACGCGCAATCGAGGTACCCAGCAGGTACTCACCCTCATAAATGGTGTTGGCACGGAACATGGGGAACACAAAATCCCGCACGAACTCTTCACGCAAATCATCAATGAAGATCTGCTTGACACCAAACATCTCCGCCTTCTTGCGGGCAGGCTCCAGCTCTTCACCCTGGCCAATGTCAGCGGTGAAGGTAACCACTTCACACTGATACGTATCCTGCAGCCACTTCAGAATCACCGAGGTATCCAGACCGCCGGAGTACGCCAGTACCACTTTTTTTACGTCAGACATGTTCTACCTTTCGTGCATCAATACCCGGTGGCGCTACGCGCCACCTCAATCATTCACCTGGCCCAGCAGCAGATACTCCATCAGGGCCTTCTGCGTATGCATGCGGTTCTCCGCCTCATCCCACACCACGCTTTGCGGGCCATCCAGCACCTCGGCAGAAACTTCCTCACCACGGTGTGCCGGCAGGCAGTGCATGAAGAGCGCATCCTTACGGGCCAGCGACATCAGCTCTGCTGTCACCTCATACGGCTCGAAGTCCACCTTGCGCTGCAGCGACTCCCGCTCAAACCCCATCGACACACACACATCGGTCGTCACGATGTCGGCACCGGCCACCGCCTCACGCGGGTCGTGCAGCTGTACAAAGTGTTTGTCATCATAGGTAGCGCCATCCACATCCTTGAACATATAGCCCTTGGGGGTGGCAGCGCGCAGCTGGAAGTTGAACAGCTTGGCGGCCTGCCGCCAGGTATAGGAAATATTGTTGGCATCCCCCACCCAAGCCACCACCTTGCCTTCAATCGAGCCACGATGCTCGATATAGGTAAAGATGTCCGCCAGAATCTGGCAGGGGTGGAATTCATTGGTCAATGCATTGATCACCGGCACTTTGGACACCGACGCAAAGCGCTCGACAATACGCTGCTCAAAGGTACGCACCATGACGATGTCCGTCATGCGCGACACCACGCGCGACACATCCTCAATCGGCTCGCCCCGCCCCAGCTGGGAGTCACTATTGGAAAGGAACAAGGCATGCCCGCCCAGCTGTGCCATCCCCGCCTCAAACGCCACCCGGGTACGGGTGGAGTTTTTCTCGAAGATCATGGTCAGCACCTTGCCCAACAGCGGACGATACAGCTCCCCGGCTTTCCAGCGGCGCTTCAGCTCAGCGGTTCGTCGGAACAGGTACTGATGTTCATCCAGAGTGAAATCGCTGAACTGCAAGAAGTGCTTGACCGCCATACCGGCTCCATTTCCCCAGAAACCCCGCTACATCCATAGCGGAAACATTGGCCACATCCGTGGCATGACACAACCGGGACACACGTCCCATGTCGCAAAAATATAAACTATTTCATAAAATGCGACATCAGGGCAAGCTGTGGGCACTACGGAGCGGAGGATGGTGCTAGAGGAATACCCATTCTGGTCTGCTCAACACATCGTTGCACTGCCCCCAACTGCCTATCACGAGACGCTGAGGCAGCTTCTTCACAAGCTTGTTTGATTGTCTGCACACTGGGGATCGCTCCGCGATATGGATGCTCAGGAGTCAAAACCGCCAAAAGCGTCAGTACCGTCGCAACCAGCCCCCCCATAACAAACAGCCAGATAGGTGTGTCATGCTCAGTACTGCCCTGCTCCGCCCTCACTTGGTTGAAGATGCGTAGCCCACCTGCCCACAGTGCACTAAGCCCTCCCCAGATCGCATAAAGCAGAAACAGAAACATGCCTCCAACAAAAACCAGGGATATCAACTTGCCTATGTATTCGCCTCGCACAACAAATACTATCGCCCCGAGTCCCAACACTCCCCAGAGCCCTACACTACGCCAGGTCAGTAACACTCGCCAACCACTTGCATAGGCACGGGGGAAATGGGTATTGATCCAGCGCTCACTCAGGTCTTCATCCAAAGCCACAAACCAACCCACCAGAGCACGATTAAGCCGGATAAACCTTTGGAGCGCGAGTGCTGTAAAAAACCCCGATATAATTGCCAGTATTACATTCGCACTCAGCACGACAGGCAACGGTAGCAGCCCGGCGATACCATGGTTCAGCATCAAACCGTTTGCCAGCCAGAACAACAGGAAAAAACAGATCATGCAGGAGATAGACAAGGACATGACGGGGTTCTGACCCAAGTGAGCATGCTTCTCACGCCAGAACGCTATCCCTCGCTGGTTAAACATATCCTGAAACGGTTTGGGAAACTGCTCGATCTCCTCGATCCGCTCTTCGGCAAACAGCTGGGCCTTGTGGTTCAATGCCCACAGCTTGAGTCGCCATCGAGGAACGGGATAGAACAAGCTCTGCATCACCTGTTGCTGGTGCATTCTTCCCCATGGCAACCTTGTTTTGGCGTGAGCCCGCCAGTCACTGATCAATACTTCATAGTCCGCATTGGACTGTGCCTCCCGTCGCATGCTGTACAGATACTCGATTTGCTGTCGGCTGCTTTTGGGAAGATGCGAAGGGTAGTCCTCCCATCCCATTTTTTCAAAAACTGTATTCAGCACCTCAAGTGACAGTGACGCCTGGAGACACAAGACAGTAGCCACATGCTCCTCAAGCCATTCATATTCCTCGAGCCCACTAGCACACTGGCTCTGTAATATTCTCAAGGCCATTCTGAGTTTGAATGTGCCTTGGTGCAAAGCGCTGGACAGCGTCTCACTCACCTCGCACAGCAGCAATTGCTTGCGTAATACCACCCAAGCCTGATGATGGTACAAAGGCAACTCGGACCGGCCCTCACGCCAGCCGTAATGCGCATCCACAGCCAGCAGCAATGGCAGGCAGGCAGGGTTCTGGGCGCACAGATACAGCAGCGAGCGCTCCCACTCCTGCCCCAGACTGAGTTGCAGGCGCGGGTCGGTCCAGATCTCGTTCAACGCCGACAGCAAGGCCTCCGGCTGCTCCAGCAAGGCAAGCACTTGCTGATACCACTGTCCAAGCGTGGTGGTACTGTCAGCACTGTGCAGCTCAATGCGCTCATCTGCATCGGCGGGCGGGGGGTCCTCTTCTAGTGTGGCCGCAAACTCGTTCCGGATAACGTCTTCGCCAAGCGGGGTTACAGGTGACCCCAAAGGCGCCTCTTGGGTAGCGCTTTCGACAAGCTCAGCCTCACCCTCTTCCTCTTCTTCCAGCATCCAGGCTGCACGTGCCAGCGCCTCATCATGCGCATCGCGCAGGCGCTGGAACGCCTCGGCATCGTCTTCCGGACGGTTGACTTTCAGCAACTTGGCATAGGCACGCTTGATCAGCCGTGTATCCGAGGTCGCCTCAATACCCAGTATCTCCCAGCAGCGGCTCATAGGTAGCTGTCACCCTCCACATCATCCAGTAGCCGTTTCAGGTCACGCCTCGCTTCTGCGACAATACGTTCATCTTGGGTTTCCAGTGCAGCCTGGAAGTTGCGTATCCATTCTCCGATTGCGGCGCGCAGATTGCCTAGCGTCTGCTGGAACAGGCGCTCAGCCCGGTTCAGCAGCACGGTATTCGGCAATTGCTCACGCGGGTGCAGCTTGAGGTCTTTCAGCGCTTCCAGCCGAGCATTGATCTCTTCCTGCGTGAGCAGGCCGGGGTTCTTTTCTACCACCAGCCGGTGCATCTCGCCCGTTGTGGGTACCTTCATCTGCGCTTCCAGCAGACCATCCACATCGTAGGTAAAGCGGATATCCAGGCTCACTTCGCCCGCCGGGCGACGGGGAATCGGCACATCCAGCTCACCCAGGAACACGTTGTCCTGCACCAGACGGGACTCGCCCTGAAAAATGCGGACTGACAGCAGCTCCTGATTGTCGTACATGGAGGAGACTGTTTTCTCCTTGCTGGTCGGCACCACCGCATTACGCTCGATAATGGGCAGGAAGATGCCATGCTGATACCGCCCGTGCGACAACTCTTCCGAAACAGCAATGCCCAGCGTATAGGGGCAAACGTCCGTCATCACCACTTCGTCCAGCGCGGCATCGCGCATCTTCAGCCCGGCCTGTACCGCAGCACCGCGTGCCACGATTTCGTCCGGGTTGAGGTGTACTGCAGGCAGGCGGCCAAACAGGCGCGCTACCAGTTTGCGCACGATGGGCATGCGGGTAGAGCCCCCCGCCAGCACCACCTGATCCAGCTCGGCAGAGCGAATCCGCGCATCGCGCAGGGCGCGCTCCACCGGGCCGCGCAGGCGGGTCAGCAAAGGCTCGGCCAGCACGGTAAACCGTGCTTCATTCACCGTCCAGCTATAGCTTTCGCCTTCCCACTCCAGCAGGAAGGTGGCTTCGTCCTGGCTGG is a genomic window of Leeia aquatica containing:
- a CDS encoding HPP family protein, with product MFWRKLKGEGANRPPRPACRSILLGGAGGALAILLLGHIGQWGHWSLLLGSFGASCVLVFGYPDLPFSQPRHVLAGHVLSSLVGLLCLHLLGPSLWAAALAVALAIMLMMALNVVHPPAGSNPVIVFLTQPGWSFLLTPTAAGAALLLVLAVLYHNLTRKAAYPKYW
- a CDS encoding ribonuclease T2 family protein; its protein translation is MRYFGMLLTLLFSLSASAGEYVLALSWQPRFCATHTDKPECPATAARHPLTLHGLWPQQNEYCQIPAETIANDRQHRWEALPQPATQTDTQAQLAQVMPGVQSYLDRHEWARHGSCAGTDADTYFRQAIRLTEQVQQSRLATLLRQQQGQAIPLQSLQNAARELNSQRNSVEFLCEQQQLTEIRLQLQAGQVQQLRLDMGNPRPSRPAPRKALCRSGLVQLAPVQ
- a CDS encoding porin, which translates into the protein MKHSKIALAVFGACASLSVLADSENVEIYGKINMSVESISAKGASTPVTYSAAFTGMNGSTPTFGTVNIGGQNTPSMMRVTDNASNLGFKGREDLGNGLEAIWQIESAISPDGSGLGTNNIDANGTYTSNSSTKLGSSTTFVGLKSDDYGQVRLGHLPVYYHEHLFVGDLAGGKSSISLTTMGLFNSAGEQYVPFLANAAKTGVGGSAGYIGGRLDNVLEYTTPKFGGFQFRAAYATAENKSTNGTNERTWALHGGYNSGPFALGLDYIRRLDGATVITGSGLEPGHGSNGSLGTALADMLFNSFGTRHIALDPNGTALSPSILNANATVGGGNQSTQTGVKLSASYLFNGATRIGFIVERVKYNANPNPKLMGLVNKVRANGYSVNLAPSRTAWALTASHSWGKNNVYATYGRAGNLSGTTETGSQYLGLSYAYDLSKRTTLYASYAQFKNQKNAAYNFFINGRAPGVDYSGNNSSTFTTARGSDPRSIQIGIQHTF
- a CDS encoding SAM-dependent methyltransferase, yielding MEVTVRAIGYVEGIRPHAEDDFWGGEEAVISLTEDYSAEALQGLDSFSHVEVLFLFHEVDPAKIVHGARHPRNNPEWPAVGIFAQRGKNRPNRIGSTICRVIRVEGKRLVVAELDAINGTPVLDLKPVMQEFLPRQAVQQPAWSHELMREYWLTRER
- a CDS encoding argininosuccinate synthase; translated protein: MSDVKKVVLAYSGGLDTSVILKWLQDTYQCEVVTFTADIGQGEELEPARKKAEMFGVKQIFIDDLREEFVRDFVFPMFRANTIYEGEYLLGTSIARPLIAKRQIEIANQVGADAVSHGATGKGNDQVRFELGYYALKPDVKVVAPWREWDLLSREKLLTYAEKAGIPIDMKHKQGGAPYSMDANLLHISFEGRHLENPSAEAEEAMWRWTVSPEAAPDEAEYLDVEFERGDIVALNGQRMSPAQVLTELNRLGGKHGIGRLDLVENRYVGMKSRGCYETPGGTIMLRAHRAIESITLDREVAHLKDDLMPRYASLIYNGYWWAPERKALQVLIDHTQQTVNGWVRLKLYKGNVIVVSRDSKSNSLFDMNIATFDDDGGAYNQADAGGFIKLNALRMRIASRLNSKR
- a CDS encoding helix-turn-helix domain-containing protein, encoding MIAPWLLLLRGTIIGLLLFLSMHLARQALSGKLAALLMIGTTSWLLHNTPQLIPDDTPWQWGLAALSGGNAVVLWLVSCSWFMDSFRLRAHHILLWSLLVLMGGLRCHLAGDPDFHFLLGLHDGANLLFAGLALVPVIQGWSGDLLTMRRQLRVQLAITASLYAVLRTLAQFWPALATLTEFALLDTLVLLLLCLYAACRLTRLLPLLQPATAPPSPPPTPTDAAEKQLLQRLLDSMLREVWHRQDNLTMGRMAVGLGIPEYRLRQLINQQLGFRNFNQFINHYRIESAKQLLVDPAWQNRSIVDIAFEAGFQSLGPFNRAFKAATQLTPQAYRQSMA
- the mltA gene encoding murein transglycosylase A, with amino-acid sequence MRGWGVVLVLSAFLLACSAVPPGGGRKAEAMPKPVAEPTAPPGIRWQAVPWPVAAGQLETAGLQQAWQLNCQGGSKLHEALRAACQQWPVLPLSVLQDPARFTLYRVSSTEGQAEGMLTGYYEPLLQGSTNQTARFRYPVYGTPKDLLTVDLGALYPTLKGNRIRGRLEGKRVVPYLSRAEIDAGKLPADTPILAWVDDPVDLFFLHVQGSGRIQLAQGGQLRLGYAEQNGHPYVSIGRELVQRGEMTAASASMQGIKQWAQRNPDRVAALLGSNPSYVFFKPMPASNDGPLGSLGVPLTAGYSIAVDPQSIPLGTPVLLSTRLPGLEQPVWRLVMAQDTGGAIRGTVRADLFTGFGEAAGELAGKMRLPLQYWVVWPAGAAIPAGVTAIP
- a CDS encoding TetR/AcrR family transcriptional regulator, which codes for MTVSLSARERILTAAHDLFYQQGIRATGVDRVIAAAGVTKVTLYRHFPSKQALVMAYLDYRHQLWMNWLDEALLRHGGPAVSPATCLTHAMQEWFTAPDFRGCAFINAVTELAHEWPEVAVCCRAHKQDMIQRLATLHASTSVPLWAQRAALVVDGAIVRAQSGEPLPALLQDVHALLGSTS